A region from the Pseudomonas sp. KU26590 genome encodes:
- the fabA gene encoding 3-hydroxyacyl-[acyl-carrier-protein] dehydratase FabA has product MTKQNAFTREDLLRCSRGELFGPGNAQLPAPNMLMVDRITHISEEGGKYGKGELVAELDITPDLWFFACHFEGDPVMPGCLGLDAMWQLVGFFLGWQGLPGRGRALGSGEVKFFGQVLPTAKKVTYNIQIKRVLKGKLNLAIADGSVSVDGREIYTAEGLRVGVFTSTENF; this is encoded by the coding sequence ATGACCAAACAAAACGCCTTTACCCGGGAAGATCTGCTGCGCTGCAGTCGCGGCGAGCTGTTCGGCCCAGGTAACGCGCAATTGCCCGCCCCCAACATGCTGATGGTTGATCGGATCACTCACATCAGTGAAGAAGGCGGCAAGTACGGAAAAGGTGAATTGGTCGCCGAACTCGATATCACCCCGGACCTGTGGTTCTTCGCTTGTCACTTCGAAGGTGACCCGGTGATGCCAGGTTGCCTGGGCCTTGATGCCATGTGGCAACTGGTTGGCTTTTTCCTGGGCTGGCAAGGTCTGCCGGGCCGCGGTCGCGCACTGGGCTCGGGCGAAGTGAAATTCTTCGGTCAGGTCCTGCCGACCGCCAAGAAGGTCACCTATAACATCCAAATCAAGCGTGTCCTCAAAGGCAAGCTGAACCTGGCGATTGCCGACGGTTCGGTCAGCGTGGACGGCCGTGAAATCTATACCGCTGAAGGCCTGCGTGTCGGCGTCTTCACCTCCACTGAAAATTTCTAA
- the fabB gene encoding beta-ketoacyl-ACP synthase I produces the protein MRRVVITGLGIVSCLGNDKDTVSANLRASRPGIRFNPEYAEMGLRSQVSGSIDLNLEELIDRKIFRFVGHAAAYAYLAMKDAVTDSGLTEEQVSNPRTGLIAGSGGASTLNQMEALDILREKGVKRVGPYRVTRTMSSTVSACLATPFKIKGLNYSIASACATSAHCIGTAMEQIQMGKQDIVFAGGGEEEHWSQSFLFDAMGALSSKRNDTPEQASRAYDADRDGFVIAGGGGMVVVEELEHALARGAKIYAELVGYGATSDGYDMVAPSGEGAIRCMQQALSTVDGTIDYLNTHGTSTPVGDAKEMEGVREVFGDKAPAISSTKSLSGHSLGAAGVHEAIYCMLMMEGNFMAGSANIDELDPAVADMPILTKTRENTELNLVMSNSFGFGGTNATLVMKRWTGK, from the coding sequence ATGCGCCGCGTCGTTATCACTGGTCTGGGCATTGTTTCCTGCTTGGGCAATGACAAAGACACCGTCTCCGCCAACTTGCGTGCAAGTCGCCCTGGCATCCGTTTCAATCCGGAATATGCCGAAATGGGTCTGCGCAGCCAGGTTTCCGGCTCCATTGACCTCAATCTCGAAGAGCTGATCGATCGCAAGATCTTCCGCTTTGTGGGCCACGCCGCGGCGTACGCCTACCTGGCGATGAAAGACGCTGTCACCGATTCCGGTCTGACCGAAGAGCAGGTTTCCAACCCGCGTACCGGTCTGATCGCAGGCTCCGGCGGCGCATCGACGCTGAACCAGATGGAAGCGCTGGACATCCTGCGCGAGAAGGGCGTCAAGCGCGTCGGCCCGTACCGCGTGACCCGCACCATGAGCAGCACGGTGTCGGCATGTCTGGCGACGCCATTCAAGATCAAGGGCCTGAACTACTCCATCGCTTCTGCCTGCGCCACCAGTGCTCACTGCATCGGTACCGCCATGGAACAGATTCAGATGGGCAAGCAGGACATCGTGTTTGCCGGCGGTGGCGAAGAGGAGCACTGGAGCCAGTCGTTCCTGTTCGACGCCATGGGCGCGCTGTCGAGCAAACGCAACGACACGCCTGAACAGGCTTCCCGTGCCTATGACGCTGACCGCGACGGTTTCGTCATCGCCGGCGGCGGCGGCATGGTCGTGGTCGAGGAGCTGGAGCACGCTCTGGCCCGTGGCGCGAAGATCTACGCCGAACTGGTTGGCTACGGTGCAACCTCCGACGGTTATGACATGGTCGCACCAAGCGGCGAAGGCGCCATCCGCTGCATGCAGCAGGCGCTGTCCACCGTTGATGGCACCATCGACTACCTGAACACCCACGGCACTTCCACTCCGGTCGGCGATGCCAAGGAAATGGAAGGCGTGCGCGAAGTGTTCGGCGACAAGGCGCCTGCGATCAGCTCCACCAAGAGCCTGTCGGGTCACTCCCTGGGCGCCGCCGGCGTTCACGAAGCGATCTACTGCATGCTGATGATGGAAGGCAACTTCATGGCCGGTTCGGCGAACATCGACGAGCTGGACCCAGCCGTTGCCGACATGCCGATCCTGACCAAGACCCGCGAAAACACCGAGCTGAATCTGGTGATGAGCAACAGCTTCGGCTTTGGCGGCACCAACGCCACGCTGGTGATGAAGCGCTGGACTGGCAAGTAA